Proteins from a single region of Pseudobacteroides sp.:
- a CDS encoding GNAT family N-acetyltransferase — MEIRYLSKNEYTNYMRLVFSIYKGNKYFKDTNASIIKEFFSGKSHFCRNARISPVMVMNEGTPLACCIFVIHNSCRHILQIAFFEAMPNCRKAVDLLMSEAKSICQNEGAGKIIIGINGHVNYGLGILSDNFDKTVSFGSNYGCKYYHDYFLDYNPVTHNLNSYTWDMNTFNMERERKILERVNRRYTFRLADLSKLKKEIEIFTDINNKSFEDDLFYTPRDPKEDYELFKNLSYFLKGENLIFAEDNGKPIGLILWYPDYNEMVKLGKSIGAAAFLNFRLLKPKISKLKLSEIAVLPQYHGTGVIAGLFYKALEKSKGKYEYGESSWVIQDNSKSDFLCKKLAHSEYKHYKVYEINDL, encoded by the coding sequence ATGGAAATTAGATATTTAAGCAAAAATGAATATACAAATTACATGAGACTTGTATTCAGCATATATAAGGGCAATAAATATTTCAAAGACACAAACGCGTCAATAATTAAAGAGTTCTTTTCAGGCAAATCCCACTTTTGCCGGAATGCAAGAATCAGTCCTGTTATGGTTATGAATGAAGGCACGCCATTAGCATGCTGTATATTTGTTATACATAATTCTTGCAGGCATATCCTCCAAATAGCCTTCTTTGAAGCTATGCCCAATTGCCGGAAGGCGGTCGACCTCTTAATGTCAGAGGCAAAATCCATATGTCAGAATGAAGGTGCCGGAAAAATAATAATAGGAATAAACGGACATGTCAATTATGGGCTGGGAATTCTCTCCGATAACTTTGACAAAACTGTCAGCTTTGGATCAAATTATGGGTGTAAATATTATCATGACTATTTTCTTGACTATAATCCCGTTACACATAATTTAAATTCATATACATGGGATATGAATACCTTTAACATGGAACGTGAACGAAAAATCCTCGAAAGAGTCAACAGAAGATACACATTCCGTCTTGCGGATCTTAGCAAATTAAAAAAGGAAATAGAGATTTTTACCGACATAAACAATAAGAGCTTTGAAGATGATTTGTTTTATACTCCACGTGATCCAAAGGAGGACTATGAACTATTCAAGAACTTATCCTACTTTCTAAAGGGTGAAAATCTCATTTTTGCTGAAGATAATGGAAAGCCCATAGGATTAATATTATGGTATCCCGATTACAACGAAATGGTAAAGCTCGGCAAATCTATAGGTGCCGCTGCTTTTTTAAACTTTAGGCTGCTTAAGCCTAAAATAAGCAAGTTAAAGCTATCCGAAATCGCGGTTTTGCCCCAATACCATGGGACCGGAGTTATTGCTGGCCTCTTTTATAAAGCATTGGAAAAGTCTAAAGGCAAATATGAATACGGAGAATCCAGTTGGGTAATCCAAGATAATTCCAAGTCGGATTTTTTGTGTAAGAAGCTTGCTCAT